In Lysinibacillus sp. 2017, the DNA window TGCGCGGCTGCAAGAACCAACTGAGGAAACCGAATGCTCTATGTGTAATATGAAAGTGTATACAAAAGATCATGAACTTGGAGTATTTGCTGCACAAGCTGTTAAAGCAGATGGATCCGTTGTATTTTACGACGACATCGGTTGTTTATTGAATGATGAGTATGTCCATAATATTCAAAACGAGAAATTTGTTCGCGATTATAACACATTAAATTGGTTCAATGTAGAAGATGCCATTGTTGTAAAAACGGATTTAAAATCGCCTATGAACTGGGGTTATATTTTCTTTAAATATCAGGATGGTGCGGATGCATACATTGCTGAACATAAAGTGGCTACCATTACCCCATTAGACCAAGTTCGAAAAGAAGGCATCGAACGCCATAAGAAAAAGCATGAAAAAAGTCATAACCACTCAAGCGAAGAAAATCATTCTGAATCCGATATGGACATGAATATGGGAGAAGACAACTCATCAGAGGATAGTCATGAATAAGATATGAAAATCAAACACATATGGTATGTATGGCCCTTATTTTTGTGCATAGCCTTATTCGCGTTGCCTTTTCAAGCATTTGCACATAATCATCATGAGGAGGCACCAATCCCTTCACAAAAACCCCACATCAAAACTGGTGAGAAAAGTGCTTTACAGAAACTAATCGATGCGACAGAACCTGGGGGCACGCTTGTTTTAGAGAAACGTTCCTACCGAGGTTCTATTTCCATTTCAAAGCCCATCACCATTAAAGGGGTTGAAGGAACGCGTATTGCTTCTTTAAAAACAGCATTAACAATCACGAATACTGAAAATGTGGTCATTGAAAACGTAGTGTTACAGGCAGAAGATGTAGGCATTGTTGCAACGGATATTAATAAACTCACATTAAAAAACATTAAGATTGAACAAGGGACTGCTGGTATTCAAATCTCTAACGGTACGGATATAACGTTTGACAATATAGCGATTTCCGGGCAGGATGGCCATTTTTCAACAAAAGGACACGCTATTGCCATTTTTAATTCTGCTAATTTTCAAGCAACAGGGTGTGATATTTCTAGTGTAATGGACGGTTTTTATATAGAGCACGTGGATAATATTTCGCTTACGGAGAATCGAATTACAGATGGCCGCTATGCTGTTCATATGATGTACAGCGACAATGTGACATTAGAGCATAATGATGTAAAAGCCAATATGACAGGATTTATGATTATGGTTGCGAATCATGTTTCGATTATGAATAATATGGTTGAAAAAAATAACTCACTTAATAGTTTAGGTGTATACACGTATGACGTAGAAAAAGTAGATTTCAGTAACAATGCGTTAAATGAAAATACAGTTGCGATGTCTATTGAAAACACACGTAAAATGGTGATTAAAAATAATTCTTTTTCAGCAAATGGCACAGTGATACAAGCAAAACGTTCCGGTACATTAAGTATTCAAGATAATGAGTTTTACGGCAACATCTTATCGGTAAGAACGGATAATGAAGGTGTTACGCTACACCATAATTACTATGATGACTATACAGGCAAGGATTATGATGGCGACGGTATAGGTGATACCCACTATATTGCAACGAATTCCTTTGGCCAATGGATGGTGCGAAAGCCTGTTTATCAATACTTTATTGAATCTCCAAGCGTTGTAACGTTAAATATGATGGATACAGAAGTTATAGATAGTAATTCGCTTGTTATCATTGATGATCAGCCTATTGTGATGAAAAAAACTATGAACACTAACTTTTCAATGAATGGATGGCAGTTCATCGGTAGTATCGTTGTACTGCTTGTCATGATTATAGTAAGGAGAAAATTAATATGAAATCATTAAAATGGAGCGGCCTCCTCTTCATTATTTGTCTATTAGGGGCGTGCGGCGACAAAACCTATGAACCCCGAGCAATTAATCCAGAAACGGATGTATGCTACATCTGTAATATGAGTGTAACAAGCGTTGATTTTGCAGCACAAGCTGTATTAAAAAATAGTGATATTGTCGTTTTTGACGACTTAGGCTGTTTAATGGACTATATCAAACAAAATGGAGAAGAAGAAATTGGGGCTGCGTATATTCGAGATACGTCTTCTACAAAATGGCTGAATATTAAAGATGCAAGCTATGTTTATTCTAAAGATTATTGGACACCGATGAATTACGGCGTACTTGCTTTCGCATCGACAGAGGAAGCAGAGCAATATACGAAAGAACAACCAGGTGAAATTATACCGTATGATAAATTATTAACTTTTAATTGGGGAGTTCATGAACACGAATGAGTACCCAAATGATCTTACTCGAATGTAAGCAGCTATTACGTAGTCGCTGGATACAAATTGTAACGGTTCTTTTTGCAATTATATTTACAGCGATTTTAATGATTCAACATTTAGCACTTCCAGATACAAACGGCTTTACACGTCAAACAGCATCATTATTAAATATATTATTATTTTTACTACCGTTATTTATGCTAACCATTGGTAGTATGAATATTGCTAGTGATAAAGAATCCGGCTGGCTCGGCTTGTTAAGAACTTATCCACTTAAAATGGGAAGCTATGTCGTTACGAAATATATGGCATTATGTCTTGTCTTTGCAGGAATTATCCTATTTGTTTTTGCTGTTGCCTTTTTAGTCGGTAGCTTCTTTGGTGGTATAAAATTGCCGTTATTTGCAATAGGCATTACCCTGCTAATATTATTTATATTTAATGCCGTAAGTGTACTTGTTGGGAGCATAGCAAAAAGCCGATTACATGCACTTGCAATAGGTTTAGGAGTTTGGTCTGTTGTAAGCTTGCTGTGGTCTTATATGGTCATGGCTATCGGTACAATGACGTCAGAAAATTTTTTACAAAAGATTGTCATTTTATCGATTCATATCAATCCACTTGAATGGATTCGCTATGGTTATTTTTTTTTTTCTGAACAAACGGCTGTTTTAGGTCCAGCCTTTTATGGTGTGTCGAAATTCTACGCATCGCCACTAGGCTTTTTGTTCTTTATCATTATTTCAGGTTTATGGATAGCCTTTTCATTAGTGAGTGCAACAGTGATGTTAAAGATAAGAGGTAAACGCGTATGACAGTACAACTTCAAAATGTAACAAAATCATTTAAAGCGGGTCGTGGCATCTTTGATGTAAGCTTTGACTTAAAACCAGGACATATTACAGCATTAGTCGGTTCAAATGGTGCAGGGAAAAGTACGATTATTAATATTTTAACGAACTTATTAAAACCAGATAGTGGTCAAATCATACGAGAAACTCAGGATGTACGCTATATGCCAGATGATATTGATTTTCCTGATACGTTAACAGCGGAGGAAATTATTCGATTTCTTGGGGGTTTGAAAAAAGAATCTCCTATAAGACAAAGTGATTTATTAGAAAAAGTGGGTTTACTGGAAGCGAAAAAATTAAAGGTAGGTCAATTTTCTAAAGGCATGCGCCAGCGTTTAAATTTAGCGCAAAGCTTGATGGGAGATAGTACGCTTTATATTTTAGATGAACCAACAAATGGCCTCGACCCTTATTGGATTGCTAATTTAAAGAGGATGTTAGAAGAAGAACGTGCGAATAATCAAATTGTACTATTCTCTACTCACCTTTTGAGCTTTGCTGAAGAAATCGCCGATCAAGTGATTTTGATTCATCACGGACGCATTTTAGCTACGGGTGGAATCAAACAATTGTTACAAGAAGGAAATTGTACAACACTTGAACAGTTATGGCTTCAAATGACGAAACAAGAGCTTAGCTTATGAAGAAGTGGTTAACTGGAATATTGGTCGTGGTTGTTGTGATTTTTGTAGGTTTCGAATTAATGGATACGTTTCAGGAATCAAAGGATCGCGAGCCTATTCGTACAATGCAAGCGACAGATTTCTCTTTACCAACCCTTACAGGCAAAGAAATGTCACTTTCATCTGTACAAGGAAAAGTTGTTATTTTAAACTTTTGGGCATCTTGGTGTGAACCATGTAACATTGAAATGCCTCATTTACAGTCTTTCTATGAAAAATATCAAACGGATGTGGAGATTTTAGCGATCAATGTCACAAGTAAGGATAGCGAAGTAGCTGTAAAAAAATTCGTCGATCAATATGATTTAACCTTCCCTATTTTGCTAGACGCATCAGGTGATATTAGTACGATGTATGGAGCTTTTTCCATTCCGATGACCATTATCTTGAATCGAAACGGCGAAATAGAGCAAGAAATAGTAGGACCAGTGGAAGAAGAGCTATTGGAGAAATATATACAACCATCTTTATAAAAAAACCTATCTTGCATTTTGTATGCAAGATAGGTTTTTTAGAAATATTAATGATAAATGTTTGCACCGGGTGCACACACATTGTAATAATACTCGATCTATATACTTGTATGAAAACTATAAGAATAGCATTCCAACAAGTCCACTAACGATTCCGAGTAACACAACCGAAGAAATTACGAAAAATAGCACTTTCTTAGGGAATGATTTTGCCACTAACAATAATGATGGAAGACTGATTGCAGGTAATGTAATTAACAGTGCTGCTGCAGGGCCGCCACCAAGACCTAATGACATAAATGTTTGGATAATTGGAATC includes these proteins:
- a CDS encoding ABC transporter permease codes for the protein MILLECKQLLRSRWIQIVTVLFAIIFTAILMIQHLALPDTNGFTRQTASLLNILLFLLPLFMLTIGSMNIASDKESGWLGLLRTYPLKMGSYVVTKYMALCLVFAGIILFVFAVAFLVGSFFGGIKLPLFAIGITLLILFIFNAVSVLVGSIAKSRLHALAIGLGVWSVVSLLWSYMVMAIGTMTSENFLQKIVILSIHINPLEWIRYGYFFFSEQTAVLGPAFYGVSKFYASPLGFLFFIIISGLWIAFSLVSATVMLKIRGKRV
- a CDS encoding nitrous oxide reductase family maturation protein NosD, with the protein product MPFQAFAHNHHEEAPIPSQKPHIKTGEKSALQKLIDATEPGGTLVLEKRSYRGSISISKPITIKGVEGTRIASLKTALTITNTENVVIENVVLQAEDVGIVATDINKLTLKNIKIEQGTAGIQISNGTDITFDNIAISGQDGHFSTKGHAIAIFNSANFQATGCDISSVMDGFYIEHVDNISLTENRITDGRYAVHMMYSDNVTLEHNDVKANMTGFMIMVANHVSIMNNMVEKNNSLNSLGVYTYDVEKVDFSNNALNENTVAMSIENTRKMVIKNNSFSANGTVIQAKRSGTLSIQDNEFYGNILSVRTDNEGVTLHHNYYDDYTGKDYDGDGIGDTHYIATNSFGQWMVRKPVYQYFIESPSVVTLNMMDTEVIDSNSLVIIDDQPIVMKKTMNTNFSMNGWQFIGSIVVLLVMIIVRRKLI
- a CDS encoding ABC transporter ATP-binding protein yields the protein MTVQLQNVTKSFKAGRGIFDVSFDLKPGHITALVGSNGAGKSTIINILTNLLKPDSGQIIRETQDVRYMPDDIDFPDTLTAEEIIRFLGGLKKESPIRQSDLLEKVGLLEAKKLKVGQFSKGMRQRLNLAQSLMGDSTLYILDEPTNGLDPYWIANLKRMLEEERANNQIVLFSTHLLSFAEEIADQVILIHHGRILATGGIKQLLQEGNCTTLEQLWLQMTKQELSL
- a CDS encoding peroxiredoxin; this encodes MKKWLTGILVVVVVIFVGFELMDTFQESKDREPIRTMQATDFSLPTLTGKEMSLSSVQGKVVILNFWASWCEPCNIEMPHLQSFYEKYQTDVEILAINVTSKDSEVAVKKFVDQYDLTFPILLDASGDISTMYGAFSIPMTIILNRNGEIEQEIVGPVEEELLEKYIQPSL
- a CDS encoding nitrous oxide reductase accessory protein NosL, with amino-acid sequence MKSLKWSGLLFIICLLGACGDKTYEPRAINPETDVCYICNMSVTSVDFAAQAVLKNSDIVVFDDLGCLMDYIKQNGEEEIGAAYIRDTSSTKWLNIKDASYVYSKDYWTPMNYGVLAFASTEEAEQYTKEQPGEIIPYDKLLTFNWGVHEHE